In Actinomycetota bacterium, a genomic segment contains:
- a CDS encoding GGDEF domain-containing protein gives MDRSETRSPRDASAMLFSPSDLDGVVLTPVERRTFRQQTAKHEAPWIAASVAILALGLATLNSVLGTGAGEGTSFQENVPIFVAALLMAIAAPLLGQSWMPAAWVPWISAGLATVLVGALLMQQYAHFSDTGLLYSLFAIAAYGPIAMDFRAATAAAVPMLIGCVWVSLSLDSTASIDWIVATIAALLISAVLLALRIRGVDALAKALAMHAALATEDPLTGMLNRRGLDARISQAFGLAVRGQVMITAMFVDIDGLKQVNDRYGHHLGDEVIKATAAAIQSSVRTGDFTCRWGGDEFLILGIGSRWNVDVLTQRIREHLAEITIPASTWPGTVTFGWATIDPAVDSFDELVRQADADMYLRRASRKV, from the coding sequence GTGGATCGTTCAGAAACCCGGTCGCCACGCGACGCTTCGGCGATGCTGTTCTCTCCGAGCGACCTTGATGGAGTGGTGCTCACTCCAGTGGAACGCCGCACCTTCCGCCAGCAGACAGCCAAGCATGAAGCGCCCTGGATTGCTGCATCGGTCGCGATTCTCGCATTGGGGCTAGCCACGCTGAACTCCGTTCTGGGTACTGGCGCAGGGGAAGGTACGAGCTTCCAAGAAAACGTCCCGATCTTTGTCGCGGCGCTGCTGATGGCGATCGCCGCACCCTTGCTCGGACAGTCGTGGATGCCAGCCGCATGGGTGCCGTGGATCAGCGCCGGCTTAGCAACGGTGTTGGTTGGGGCGCTGCTGATGCAGCAGTACGCACACTTCTCGGACACCGGACTGCTGTATTCGCTTTTCGCAATCGCGGCATACGGGCCGATTGCCATGGATTTCCGGGCGGCCACAGCCGCTGCGGTACCAATGCTGATTGGCTGCGTCTGGGTGTCGTTGAGTCTTGATTCAACTGCAAGTATCGACTGGATTGTTGCCACGATTGCCGCGCTGCTCATCAGCGCGGTGCTGCTCGCACTCCGAATCCGCGGGGTCGACGCGCTGGCCAAGGCCCTGGCCATGCACGCTGCACTTGCCACTGAGGATCCACTCACGGGAATGCTCAATCGACGCGGACTGGATGCCCGAATCAGCCAGGCGTTTGGCTTAGCAGTTCGGGGCCAGGTGATGATCACGGCCATGTTCGTGGATATCGATGGCCTGAAGCAGGTGAACGATCGATACGGTCACCACCTTGGCGATGAAGTCATCAAGGCCACTGCCGCGGCGATCCAAAGTTCGGTACGTACGGGTGACTTCACCTGCCGTTGGGGCGGCGATGAGTTCCTCATCCTGGGCATCGGCAGCCGCTGGAATGTAGACGTCCTCACACAGCGGATCCGTGAGCATCTGGCCGAAATCACGATCCCCGCCAGCACGTGGCCAGGAACTGTGACTTTCGGCTGGGCAACGATTGATCCCGCAGTCGACAGTTTCGATGAGTTGGTGCGGCAAGCCGATGCTGACATGTACCTGCGCCGGGCCAGCCGCAAGGTCTAG
- a CDS encoding ABC transporter permease: MTAVVPTSALPTRKRPLLGWNITDGAAVSRYDLVQTLRVPELMFFSIVQPIMFVLLFAYVFGGAIPIPGAGEASENSAEIYRNYLMPGIFGQTVAFAAAASTVGMAEAMSTGLIDRFRSLPMANGAVLIGRTFADAARQILVLAVLSLTGLLVGWRINGGFWNAVWAYCLLLLFAYTVSWIGASIGLVMPNVETASTAGLVWLFPVTFISNAFVPLTSLPTFLQTVAAWNPVSTVVLSARELFGNPTGIQPDYWPLQHPELYTIISCVVLIAIFATISIRKYSKTTSR; the protein is encoded by the coding sequence ATGACAGCAGTTGTGCCGACTTCTGCTTTGCCCACGCGCAAGCGCCCACTGCTCGGCTGGAACATCACCGACGGTGCGGCCGTCTCGCGCTATGACCTCGTGCAGACCTTGCGCGTGCCAGAGCTCATGTTCTTCTCCATCGTGCAGCCGATCATGTTCGTGCTGCTGTTCGCCTACGTCTTTGGCGGGGCGATCCCGATCCCGGGCGCCGGCGAGGCTTCTGAGAACTCCGCGGAGATCTATCGCAACTACCTGATGCCTGGCATCTTCGGCCAGACCGTGGCTTTCGCTGCCGCAGCAAGCACTGTGGGCATGGCCGAGGCGATGTCGACCGGCTTGATCGATCGCTTCCGCTCACTGCCGATGGCCAACGGAGCGGTATTGATCGGACGCACCTTTGCCGATGCAGCGCGCCAGATTCTGGTACTCGCCGTGCTGAGCCTTACCGGCCTGTTGGTCGGCTGGCGCATCAACGGTGGATTCTGGAATGCCGTCTGGGCCTACTGCTTGCTGCTGCTGTTCGCCTACACCGTCTCGTGGATCGGTGCGAGCATCGGCTTGGTGATGCCAAACGTCGAGACGGCAAGCACTGCCGGACTGGTGTGGCTGTTCCCCGTCACCTTCATCTCCAACGCCTTTGTGCCACTCACCTCCCTGCCCACCTTCCTGCAGACAGTTGCGGCGTGGAACCCGGTGTCCACAGTGGTGCTGTCCGCCCGCGAACTGTTCGGAAATCCCACTGGAATCCAGCCGGATTACTGGCCGCTGCAACATCCAGAGCTCTACACGATCATCTCCTGCGTGGTGCTCATCGCGATCTTCGCGACCATCTCGATTCGCAAGTACTCCAAGACGACTTCTCGCTAA
- a CDS encoding ATP-binding cassette domain-containing protein, whose product MADAAVLAEGLVKEFGSVKALNGIDLTVERGQVVGLLGPNGAGKTTVVRILSTLLIPTSGRAQIAGYDVVKQPEQVRKAIGLTGQAAAVNEYLTGRENLLMFGALYHLPKKYVKERTDQLLESFELTEAANRPAKTYSGGMRRRLDLASSLIAQPSILFLDEPTTGLDPRSRLGMWDVINELVANGTTVLLTTQYLEEADQLAQQIVVIDHGLVIAKGSAEELKDQIGGDRIEISIVDPARVNDALAAIRAVASGEAQVDELKISAPVTGGSTVLVEAVRALDAQGVEVSDLLLRRPTLDDVFLSLTGHVAEEEKPAEKPKRGRSRS is encoded by the coding sequence ATGGCTGATGCAGCAGTGCTTGCCGAGGGACTGGTCAAGGAATTCGGCTCAGTCAAAGCCCTCAACGGCATCGATCTGACTGTTGAGCGCGGGCAGGTGGTGGGCCTGCTTGGACCAAACGGAGCCGGCAAGACCACAGTCGTGCGAATCCTGTCGACCCTGCTGATCCCAACCTCTGGTCGTGCTCAGATCGCTGGCTATGACGTGGTCAAGCAGCCCGAGCAGGTGCGCAAAGCGATCGGCCTGACTGGCCAGGCAGCCGCCGTCAACGAGTACCTGACCGGCCGAGAGAACTTGCTGATGTTCGGTGCGTTGTATCACCTGCCAAAGAAGTACGTGAAAGAGCGCACAGACCAACTGCTGGAGTCATTTGAACTCACAGAGGCAGCCAACCGACCCGCGAAAACCTACTCCGGCGGCATGCGAAGACGCCTGGATCTGGCGTCCAGCCTGATCGCCCAGCCCTCCATCTTGTTCCTGGACGAGCCGACCACTGGCCTCGATCCGCGCTCACGACTTGGCATGTGGGATGTCATCAACGAGCTCGTCGCCAATGGCACGACCGTGCTGCTCACCACCCAATACCTGGAAGAAGCCGATCAGCTTGCCCAGCAGATCGTGGTCATCGACCACGGTCTGGTCATCGCCAAGGGCAGCGCGGAAGAGCTGAAGGACCAGATCGGCGGCGATCGCATTGAGATCTCCATCGTTGATCCGGCGCGCGTCAATGATGCGTTGGCCGCAATTCGCGCGGTTGCCAGCGGCGAAGCACAAGTCGACGAGCTCAAGATCTCAGCACCCGTCACAGGTGGATCAACAGTTCTGGTTGAAGCCGTGCGCGCCCTTGACGCGCAGGGTGTTGAAGTCAGCGATCTCTTGCTGCGCCGCCCGACTCTGGATGACGTGTTCTTGTCCCTCACCGGCCATGTTGCCGAAGAAGAGAAGCCAGCCGAGAAACCCAAACGCGGGAGGTCACGTTCATGA
- a CDS encoding ATP-binding protein, with product MAKRQAAHYERRIMAKALDYLHDDPVVLLEGPRSVGKSTLLRQIARERAGRLIDLDDPATLDVARADPALLIAGGGLVCIDEYQKAPIVLDAIKAELNRSHEAGRFLLTGSAQYESLLPDAQALTGRLSRLRVLPLSQGEIAGVHEEWLEKFVDDPDATIAETRESSESRESYIARISAGGFPLALAASSTAARNRWVDNYVDLTLARDVRDISNIRRPQQLSVLIGRLAGQTGQILNVEKAAKDVGMAVTTANDYAALLEQVFLIYRLPAWGKTLSARTSRLPKVHMVDSAIAARLLRLSPDKLATMEATALTELGHLVETFVVGEILKQVSWIEGVHTSGHWNTRDGDEVDLVLERDDGKVLAFEVKAATRVPGGELKPMEKLQAKLGDKFLGGAALYLGERHYTYKPGIHVVPVDRLWTPLT from the coding sequence ATGGCCAAAAGGCAGGCAGCGCACTATGAACGCCGAATAATGGCCAAGGCGCTGGACTACCTGCACGACGATCCAGTAGTGCTCCTGGAAGGGCCCAGATCAGTAGGAAAATCCACCCTCTTGCGCCAAATTGCACGTGAGCGAGCAGGCAGATTGATTGACCTGGATGATCCTGCAACTTTGGACGTGGCCCGTGCAGATCCCGCGCTTCTCATTGCAGGTGGCGGGCTGGTCTGTATCGATGAGTATCAGAAGGCACCAATCGTGCTGGATGCCATAAAGGCAGAGTTGAACCGTAGCCATGAAGCCGGACGCTTCCTGCTGACAGGTTCGGCTCAGTATGAGTCGCTCCTGCCTGACGCGCAGGCCTTGACGGGCAGACTTTCTCGACTCCGGGTGCTTCCCCTCTCGCAAGGAGAAATCGCGGGAGTACATGAGGAATGGCTGGAGAAATTCGTCGATGATCCAGACGCGACGATCGCCGAGACGCGAGAGTCGTCTGAATCTCGTGAGTCGTACATCGCCCGAATAAGCGCGGGTGGATTTCCACTGGCGTTGGCCGCGTCGTCCACTGCTGCCAGAAATCGTTGGGTAGACAACTACGTGGATCTCACTCTGGCAAGAGATGTGCGGGACATCTCCAATATTCGACGGCCACAGCAATTGTCAGTCCTGATCGGACGGCTCGCTGGGCAAACAGGTCAGATACTCAACGTAGAAAAAGCAGCCAAAGACGTGGGTATGGCAGTAACAACGGCCAATGACTATGCCGCGCTCTTGGAACAAGTGTTTCTCATTTATCGATTGCCTGCCTGGGGCAAGACTCTCAGCGCACGGACCTCCAGATTGCCGAAAGTCCACATGGTTGATTCGGCCATCGCAGCGCGCCTACTGCGCCTTTCACCTGACAAGTTGGCGACGATGGAGGCCACAGCGCTGACTGAATTGGGTCACCTGGTGGAAACTTTCGTAGTTGGAGAGATCCTCAAGCAGGTGTCATGGATCGAAGGCGTGCACACATCTGGTCACTGGAACACTCGCGATGGCGATGAAGTGGATCTTGTTCTTGAGCGAGACGATGGAAAAGTTCTGGCGTTTGAGGTGAAGGCGGCGACCCGGGTACCCGGAGGCGAACTGAAGCCAATGGAAAAACTCCAGGCAAAGCTCGGTGACAAGTTTCTGGGCGGGGCAGCGCTCTACCTTGGGGAGCGGCACTACACGTACAAGCCCGGAATTCACGTCGTCCCAGTTGACCGGCTCTGGACGCCGTTGACGTAG
- the sucC gene encoding ADP-forming succinate--CoA ligase subunit beta has product MDLYEYQAKQLFESHDVPTTQGEVASTADAAHEIARKIGTQVVVKAQVKTGGRGKAGGVKLAENPDDAFEKAQAILGMDIKGHTVHRVLVAEASDIAEEYYVSFLLDRTNRTFLAMASVEGGVEIEEVAVNNPDALAMIRVDALEGCTEAKAREIVAAAKFDDKIADQVVAILLKLWDVFVKEDATLVEVNPLVLTPGGKVLALDGKVTIDDNAAFRHVGHADLVDREATDAIELRAAEFELNYVKLQGEVGIIGNGAGLVMSTLDVVAYAGEEFGGILPANFLDIGGGASAEVMANGLDIILNDPEVESVFVNVFGGITSCDAVANGILQALEMLESKGATLTKPIVARIDGNNAIEGRAILTKANHPLIEMVETMDDAARRAAELAAARKAGK; this is encoded by the coding sequence GTGGACCTGTACGAGTACCAAGCAAAGCAGCTGTTCGAATCCCATGACGTTCCCACGACCCAGGGTGAAGTAGCCAGCACTGCCGATGCTGCCCATGAAATCGCCCGCAAGATCGGCACCCAGGTCGTAGTCAAGGCCCAGGTCAAGACCGGTGGCCGGGGCAAGGCAGGCGGCGTGAAGCTGGCTGAGAATCCTGATGATGCCTTCGAGAAGGCTCAGGCCATCCTTGGCATGGACATCAAGGGCCATACCGTCCATCGCGTCCTTGTTGCCGAGGCCAGCGATATCGCCGAGGAGTACTACGTCTCCTTCCTGCTTGATCGCACCAACCGCACCTTCCTGGCCATGGCCAGCGTTGAGGGCGGCGTGGAGATCGAAGAGGTCGCCGTCAACAACCCCGATGCACTCGCCATGATCCGCGTGGATGCACTCGAGGGCTGCACCGAGGCCAAGGCTCGCGAGATCGTCGCCGCCGCGAAGTTCGACGACAAGATCGCCGACCAGGTCGTTGCGATCCTGCTGAAGCTCTGGGACGTCTTCGTCAAGGAAGATGCCACGCTCGTTGAGGTCAACCCACTCGTGCTCACCCCAGGTGGCAAGGTGCTGGCCCTGGACGGCAAGGTCACCATCGACGACAACGCAGCCTTCCGTCACGTCGGTCACGCTGACCTGGTGGACCGCGAGGCAACCGACGCGATCGAGTTGCGCGCAGCTGAGTTCGAACTCAACTACGTGAAGCTGCAGGGCGAGGTCGGCATCATCGGCAACGGCGCTGGTCTTGTGATGAGTACGCTCGACGTTGTTGCCTACGCCGGCGAGGAGTTCGGTGGGATTCTTCCGGCCAACTTCCTGGACATCGGCGGTGGCGCCAGCGCTGAGGTCATGGCCAATGGCCTGGACATCATCCTGAACGACCCTGAGGTCGAGTCAGTCTTCGTCAACGTCTTCGGCGGCATCACCTCGTGCGACGCCGTTGCCAACGGCATCCTGCAGGCATTGGAGATGCTCGAGTCCAAGGGCGCAACGCTGACCAAGCCGATCGTTGCTCGCATCGATGGCAACAACGCGATCGAAGGTCGCGCGATCCTCACCAAAGCGAATCACCCACTAATCGAAATGGTCGAGACCATGGACGATGCTGCGCGTCGCGCTGCCGAATTGGCAGCAGCACGCAAGGCCGGAAAGTAG
- the sucD gene encoding succinate--CoA ligase subunit alpha → MAIWLNNESKILVQGMTGSEGTKHTRRMVASGSNVVAGVTPGKAGQDLDGIPIFNTVGDAMAATGANVSVAFVPPKFAIGAVEEAVNAEIPLLILITEGIPVHDTAKFFQLSQNSGKTRIIGPNCPGVITPGVANAGIIPADITKPGRIGLVSKSGTLTYQMMYELRDIGFSTCVGIGGDPIIGTTHIDALQAFQDDPDTDAIVMIGEIGGDAEERAAAYIGLHITKPVVGYVAGFTAPEGKTMGHAGAIVSGSAGTAAAKQEALEAVGVKVGKTPSATARLMREIMTKG, encoded by the coding sequence ATGGCTATTTGGCTGAACAATGAAAGCAAGATCCTCGTCCAGGGCATGACTGGCTCAGAGGGCACCAAGCACACCCGCCGCATGGTTGCCTCCGGCTCCAACGTGGTGGCCGGCGTGACCCCAGGCAAGGCCGGTCAGGATCTTGACGGCATCCCGATCTTCAACACCGTTGGTGATGCAATGGCCGCAACGGGTGCAAATGTCAGCGTGGCATTCGTGCCGCCGAAGTTCGCCATCGGCGCTGTTGAAGAAGCCGTCAATGCTGAGATCCCTTTGCTGATCCTGATCACTGAAGGCATCCCGGTGCACGACACCGCGAAGTTCTTCCAGCTCTCGCAGAACTCGGGCAAGACCCGCATCATCGGGCCAAACTGCCCAGGTGTGATCACTCCAGGTGTTGCCAACGCGGGCATCATCCCGGCCGACATCACCAAACCGGGTCGCATCGGACTGGTCTCCAAGTCAGGCACCCTGACCTACCAGATGATGTACGAACTGCGCGATATCGGCTTCAGCACCTGCGTTGGCATCGGTGGCGATCCGATCATCGGCACCACGCACATCGATGCGCTGCAGGCCTTCCAGGACGATCCCGACACTGACGCGATCGTGATGATCGGTGAAATCGGTGGCGACGCTGAAGAGCGTGCCGCTGCTTACATCGGTCTGCACATCACCAAGCCAGTTGTCGGCTATGTCGCTGGCTTCACCGCACCTGAGGGCAAGACCATGGGCCACGCTGGCGCCATTGTGTCGGGCTCGGCAGGCACTGCTGCAGCCAAGCAGGAAGCACTCGAGGCTGTTGGCGTCAAGGTCGGCAAGACACCGAGCGCGACTGCTCGCCTGATGCGCGAAATCATGACCAAGGGCTAG
- a CDS encoding HigA family addiction module antitoxin translates to MPALDPVTPGELLWEEFLLPLGMSRYRLAKEINVPAQRIGDIISGKRAISADTDLRLCKFFGLSNGYWLRAQVAHDIEAASVQLAEQLRQIKPWDGSAA, encoded by the coding sequence TTGCCTGCCCTTGATCCCGTGACTCCAGGCGAATTGCTCTGGGAAGAGTTTCTCCTCCCCCTAGGTATGTCCCGTTACCGCTTGGCCAAAGAGATCAATGTTCCTGCCCAGCGCATCGGCGACATCATCAGCGGCAAGCGTGCGATCTCTGCCGACACCGATCTGCGTCTCTGCAAGTTCTTTGGGCTGTCCAACGGCTACTGGCTTCGTGCACAAGTAGCGCACGACATAGAAGCGGCTTCAGTTCAACTGGCTGAGCAGTTACGCCAGATCAAGCCGTGGGATGGAAGCGCCGCCTGA
- a CDS encoding type II toxin-antitoxin system RelE/ParE family toxin has translation MILSFADSDTEALAGGMRVRRFVAIEKVARRKLLQLEIAGQLDDLRIPPGNRLEQLKGKRRGQMSIRINDQWRVCFAWTSAGPAAVEIVDYH, from the coding sequence GTGATCCTGTCCTTCGCTGACAGTGACACCGAGGCACTTGCCGGTGGAATGCGAGTGCGGCGGTTTGTAGCGATCGAGAAGGTAGCTCGGCGGAAACTGCTTCAATTGGAGATCGCTGGTCAATTGGATGATCTCCGTATTCCGCCAGGAAATCGCTTGGAGCAGTTGAAAGGCAAAAGGCGTGGACAAATGAGCATTCGGATCAATGACCAGTGGCGGGTGTGCTTCGCATGGACCAGCGCTGGGCCTGCTGCAGTTGAGATTGTTGACTATCACTAG
- a CDS encoding ArsR family transcriptional regulator, translating to METKASALLPMLRSRVQGDILATLFLDPENAYSLTDLARRAHASVRAVHAEANRLSAAHWITEERAGNSRMLRANTHSIIASSLTDLLAVTYGPLPLLTQALSGVAGIEHAFIYGSWAARYEGHPGAIPRDIDVLVVGDADLDDLDEAVGDAASRLNREVNIRRVRPDRWAVPGDDPFLKSVQSRPLVELQLSAAST from the coding sequence ATGGAAACTAAGGCGTCAGCCCTACTGCCGATGCTGCGCTCGCGAGTGCAGGGCGACATCCTCGCGACCCTGTTCTTGGATCCCGAGAATGCCTACAGTCTCACCGACCTGGCCCGTCGAGCCCATGCCAGCGTGCGGGCTGTGCACGCTGAGGCAAACCGACTCAGCGCGGCCCATTGGATCACCGAGGAGCGCGCAGGCAACAGCCGGATGCTGCGCGCCAACACTCACTCGATCATTGCCAGCTCGCTCACCGATCTGCTGGCCGTCACCTACGGCCCACTTCCGCTCTTGACTCAGGCGCTGTCTGGAGTAGCTGGGATTGAGCACGCTTTCATCTACGGCTCGTGGGCAGCGCGCTACGAGGGGCACCCGGGCGCGATCCCCAGGGACATCGACGTTCTCGTGGTCGGTGATGCCGACCTTGATGATCTGGACGAAGCAGTGGGCGATGCAGCGAGTCGACTCAACCGCGAGGTCAACATCCGCCGAGTTCGCCCTGACCGCTGGGCAGTCCCCGGCGATGATCCGTTTCTGAAATCGGTCCAATCCCGCCCACTGGTGGAACTGCAGCTGAGCGCGGCATCCACGTGA